A stretch of DNA from Anopheles ziemanni chromosome 3, idAnoZiCoDA_A2_x.2, whole genome shotgun sequence:
GGACGTAAGGCCTAAAGAATGTGACAGAGAAATTATGCAGAGGTTGAATGACTTGGAGAACAATTTGTATTCAATGTCTTACCTGATCGACGACCAAAGTAGGCGGCTCTCTAACGAACTGTCCTACCACTTGCAAGATATCTATGCGTCGTACAATGCATCTGAATCGCCCACAACCGAACAGTCTAACGAGTCATCCGATAATCCAAATGACATTATGGTCAAGTTGGACTACCTTCAGTACAAGTTGATCGAAATGGATTTCGAAATCAAAGAGCAAGGCGAACGACTCACTGAAAACTTAGCCCACCTGGAGAAACTGTTCGGCGGGATGACGTGGAGTATTGGTCGCTTAGAAGAGGCCATCGGAAACAACCTCACTGTCCTTCAGAGTCAGTCCTGGAAGATTCTATCGCAACAAATCGCGTGCGCCAATCACGACCAACTACGCAACGAAATTTTCGACATCGTCCCGAAACCCGGCCTTTCCGATGACGTGCAGTCCTTGCTCGAGTTGGACAGCTACCGTCGCAAGGGCCCATTCGGATCGTGCCGCGATGAACCATCGAAGATGTCTGGCAAATATCTCATTCGGCTGGAAGGCGAGGACGAACCGTTCGAGGCATACTGCGAACAGACCAAGTTCGGCGGAGGATGGCTGGTGATCCAGCACCGCTTTGACGGCTCTCTGAACTTCTTCCGCAACTGGACCGAATATCGAAACGGATTCGGTATCGTCGATCGTGAGTTCTGGATCGGATTGGAACGACTGCATCAGTTGACGCAGCGGAAGACCTATCAGCTGATCGTCGAGATCGAAGACTACGGAGGCGACCAACGATATGCGCGATACACAGAGTTCGGAATCGGTAGTGAGTCGGAGCTGTACAAGCTCAAGAGACTTGGTGCGTTCAGTGGCACGGCGGGTGATTCGATGGCTTACCATAAGGGTTTTAACTTCACTACGAAGGACAGGGATAACGATGGAGCGCCCACTAACTGTGCCGTCACCAGCGAGGGCGCTTGGTGGTACAACAACTGCCATCATGCCAACTTAAACGGTCGTTACTGGAACGTGGTCGACCCGAGGTCGTTTTCGTGGTATAAATTGAAGAATAACTATCAAGGATTGGCCTATTCAAGAATGATGATTCGGgaggtttgaaaaatgtaaaaaatagcAGATAACTCCGTTTTTCTAAAACTGAACATACTGGACGGGTTAGTGCTTGAAACTAATAAATGATATCATTAAGCGcattgaaaacaaacttgtGTGTTGACTTATAACATTTATGCGTTACAAAGGAAAGAACCTTtgcttaagaaaaaaaattaaccactTTCCATAATTATATCTTCATTGATAATAACCAAAAACATAAAGTCAGTAGGACACAGGGGGTCAAAATGGTTGAGAGTTCTAAACTCATCCAAGAAGTGATT
This window harbors:
- the LOC131286013 gene encoding angiopoietin-related protein 1-like yields the protein MVKLDYLQYKLIEMDFEIKEQGERLTENLAHLEKLFGGMTWSIGRLEEAIGNNLTVLQSQSWKILSQQIACANHDQLRNEIFDIVPKPGLSDDVQSLLELDSYRRKGPFGSCRDEPSKMSGKYLIRLEGEDEPFEAYCEQTKFGGGWLVIQHRFDGSLNFFRNWTEYRNGFGIVDREFWIGLERLHQLTQRKTYQLIVEIEDYGGDQRYARYTEFGIGSESELYKLKRLGAFSGTAGDSMAYHKGFNFTTKDRDNDGAPTNCAVTSEGAWWYNNCHHANLNGRYWNVVDPRSFSWYKLKNNYQGLAYSRMMIREV